Genomic segment of Bacillota bacterium:
CGCACGGTATAGGTCTGCAATGCAATGCCGAACTTGCCCATTTGCTTAACCTCCTGCAGGTTGCTTAACTTTTCAGTTCGCCACAGCGGGCGATTTTTCCTGTGCCTCGCGACCGCAATCGCTATTGCCTCAGCACCTCCATCACACGGCGCACGGCGCCGCTTGCCCGTTCGTCTCCAGCGTTGGTGGCTACCAGGAATCCTCTTCGTGAGCGAGGCAAGAGCAGAATCTGGGCTAACCACATGGTGTTGCTGCCCGCGTGTTGCAGTGCGGTCTCCTGAGCCCAGGATGGACGCGATACACCCCATCCCATGGCGTAGGTGCTGCCTGCTGGTGGGGTGTGCAGCTTCACGAAGGTCGCCTTGCCAAGCAGGGGAGGGTTTTCTTCAGACGCGCCCTTTAAGTGCAGGATTGCGAAACGCGCCCAGTCTGGCAGGGAGAGGTGTACCGTACCCGCAGGACCGAGAAAAGGAGGGTTATCCGCCAGGGGAGATGGAGGCACCGGCGAGTATCTACCCGCCACAGAACGATGCCCCCATGCCCCAGCCGTCGGCGCGCCGAACCCGGCGCTTTTTATTCCCAGAGGGCGAAACAGGTGTTCCTGCATCAGTTCTTCCCACGTCGTGCCCATGACCGCCTCCACCATTGGACCTGCGACCACGTAGCCGCCGTTCGAGTAGATGGTCTTCTCACCCGGGCTGGCAACGGGCTTCTCCTGCAGGGTGATTCGCGCCGCCTGCAACCGCTGAGTGGCAGAGCGGTTCCAGACTCGAGAAAACAGCTGGCGGTGAGCACTCAGGTTTTGCGGCATACCGGAGCGGTGTGTGAGCAACTGTTCTACGGTGACCTTCCAGTATTCGCGACGGATGTCTCTTCGGATATCCGACAGCACCTCGGCCACCGTACTTGACCAATCCAGCTTGCCCACCTCCACCAGACGGGCGACCAGAGTGGCTGTCATGGATTTAGTACAGGAGCCGATATGGAATCGGTCATCGCGTTGTACCTGGTCGTCCTTGTCCGCGCGACGTCTCCCTGCGGCGCCAAGTGCGACCAGTCTGTTCTTTTCTATAAGGGCTGCCGCCAGCGCGGGCACTTGTGCCTCCGCGCGCACCGTCTCCAACAGAGCGTTCAGGTCCCGCATCTCAACCTCCATAACGTTGATTTTGAAACGGGCACAGTGTATCCTGTAGAGGGAATATTCTCTCAACAGGGGAGGCTATCATGCATCGTCTGGTGGATTTGCGCAGTGATACCGTCACCGTGCCCACCCCGGAGATGCGTCGCGCGATGGCAAACGCCGAGGTCGGCGACGACGTGTATGGGGAGGACCCGACCATCAACCGTTTGCAGGAGCGGGCAGCGGAGTTGCTGGGTAAGGAAGGTGCGCTGTTCGTGCCGTCCGGCACGATGGGGAACGAAATCGCGATTAAAGTTCACACCCGCCCCGGCGATGAGGTG
This window contains:
- a CDS encoding beta-lactamase family protein → MRDLNALLETVRAEAQVPALAAALIEKNRLVALGAAGRRRADKDDQVQRDDRFHIGSCTKSMTATLVARLVEVGKLDWSSTVAEVLSDIRRDIRREYWKVTVEQLLTHRSGMPQNLSAHRQLFSRVWNRSATQRLQAARITLQEKPVASPGEKTIYSNGGYVVAGPMVEAVMGTTWEELMQEHLFRPLGIKSAGFGAPTAGAWGHRSVAGRYSPVPPSPLADNPPFLGPAGTVHLSLPDWARFAILHLKGASEENPPLLGKATFVKLHTPPAGSTYAMGWGVSRPSWAQETALQHAGSNTMWLAQILLLPRSRRGFLVATNAGDERASGAVRRVMEVLRQ